The Cyclopterus lumpus isolate fCycLum1 chromosome 3, fCycLum1.pri, whole genome shotgun sequence genome includes the window ATTAAATACTGTTATGCTATCAGGTCTTTTGTGTTGGATATTGATTGTTTTGAGTTGGGATTTTCCAAATGGAGGTTAAGAAAGTGAGGCAAATTAAGACCATGTTGCCTTCACTGATACCCACCTCCCAGATTAAGCAGCAGAGAGAACGTCTCTGGTCTAAAGGGAAACGCCTCGGATTTCTGCATCTGCTAACAACGCCGGTCTCCTTCTAGTCAAACTAATTTTCAGATGTCAATATACCACCTAAACATGCAGGGCATTATAATAGATCACATTTCTCCCCTATCCAGAGTTTTGTGCACACAAAGATTTTTGTGGGCCTGGATCAGACGTTCCCCTTTTTCAACGTGAATGAAAAGATCGAGGGTCCGGGAGGTTCATACCTGAGtcacatccagacagagacGGGGGCTCGAGTCTTTCTCAGGGGAAAAGGTTCCGGCTACATTGAACAAGCATCAAAACGAGAGTCTTTTGAGCCGCTTTACGTCTACATCAGGTATGTTCTTTCTAAATGCTCACTTTTGGCACACTGTGTTCAAGTTTCCTAttgggaagggagggaggtcCACGGGCACACAGGTGAtcaaatatacatattatacaaATTGATTGACACAGCCATCCTAGACCAGAGGAGGTCCTGGGTCTGTTCCCGCCCTTAACACCTTTTGCCTTGTGTGTTACAGCCACCCAAATTCCACTGGATTGGAGTCGGCAAAGAAACTCACTGAGAGTCTGCTGGAAACTGTAAGTTCACGATATTGTTGCTGCAAACAGTTGTGAGTTTAACTGAATTGTGAGAGCCTGATTGGAGGTTTAAGAAGGTGAAACTATTGAAGTGTATAGTTTTCACTGATACCCACCTCCTAAAGTAAGTGGTAGCGTGAACCACCCGATCTCCAGAGATAGGTTTTGAGTGCTCTGCacctacccacaatgcaactaaCAAAGTCGGCCCACTTTGTCCACTCTTATCTAGCTccttacatattttttttgttttctctggatCTCCAGGTGAGGGATGAAAGTGCCCACATGGTGTCAGTGTACACGGCCACCGGCTCAACACAATGTAAGTATTCTTTTATGTCTCGTAACTAATTCCAACAGGTTGACCAAATATCCGGTACTGGCTGACTGCATTCTTGTGTTGATTAATCATCCCTTGACGTCTTCAGTGGCTCAACAATAGGTTGAACTAGTACTTCACAGTTGTCAAAACACCGTTATTGATTAATGTAATATATGCTATTAACTTCGCGTTCTATACTTTCATTTCAGCATACGCAGCACATGGATTTCCACCTAATAGCAATTACTCTAGCCAGGGGTCCTGGTATAACTACCCAGCAAATGGGTATGCTGGCGGCTATTCAGCGTACTCAGGAGCCAGTGGTTATTGGAGTAATGCAAATGGTCCCTCAAGTCATTCTAACATGTCGACAAACCCTCCATCTTCTCAGGCAATGGTTCAGTATCCGGTGTGTCCTAGGAAACCGCATCCCTATCTCGTCGAGGTAAATGGCGAAGATTGGGACTGCCACTTATTATGGTTTTCAGCATTCATGTATTTGATTTAACTTGTAAAATGctataaacaaatgtatttattataaaaagCAATAACCATGTATACTCTGATGGTCCTTTAGATCGAAAGCTAAACAATGAAGTGTTTTCTACATGGATTTTAAGTGTGCAGATATCTATTCTACCAGTTTGAGACTTGAGACTATAAAGCTGGTGAAATATTTGATATTGTTAATTAATTGGCTTTATTTGACCAGTTACTAATTTCTTCAAGAGTTTAAACCTGCTTGCCACAAACTTCCCTCGATGTATTGTTCCTTATTATGTCGGGACACCGGAGttttagctttttaaaatctgctgctgcattggtgtgtgtgtttgttttgcttgaCTTAAGGATCCTGGCAGCAGTGACACGGTGGAGCCTGAAGGATCGATAAACACCCACCCTGACTCAGGAAGTCCCAGACGTCATTTCCAGGAGGGGGCTACGGAAGAACCGGTAAGCTGTACCCCCTGTTCAGATCACTGAAGTATCATTTTCATTCTCTTTAATTAGATTAATAATTTACCAGAGAATCACTGCTTAAACCACAAATCGGAGGATTGCACACAATTATATAGTTGAATGAAAAGATCATAAGAAAAGTAACAGTTCAGTTTGTTTATCATGCATGTATTATCTTTAGTCGGAGTCAAACTACCATTCCCAACAAAAATGGCCTTTTATACAAAGCTGATCCGTGTTTTCGGACCCCAGACGGGGCTTTAAGCTGGAGCAGTCTGTCGGTATGAAACGGGATACAAAGCTGGCCATCAACCCCAAAAAACACTCACGGCTCTgtcaatttgtatttttgttggcGATGGGACATCTTTAAAGGTTTTAATTAAAATCCTCTAAATGCCGTTTAGAAATGGTTTGAATGATGCCGTTGCTCTTTTATGAGATTCTCACCCTTCAGATAATTAGAGaatgttcattttgaaaataaaaccctAAGTATTTGGAAAGGTTTTAACATGGGGAAGATCAGGTCAAATCCTTTTCATTACGTTTTGAATCGTCTTAAGTGTTTTGTACTTTTCTGTTTAGCCTCCTAGGAGATCTCCAGAGGCTCCGGCTCATCAAGAGTCTGCACTTCCTGCAGCCAGCTTGGGAGAGGAGAAAGTCGTAGAACGGTCTGTAAATGGATCTTATTCCCCgtgtatattattattcatgaacGTGGTGTAGAtgctgatttttttctttttttttcaggattcTGATGCCTCCACCGCCGCCCGTCTTCGTGGCTCCTGCCCCCCTTGTACGCAAAAGGCCGAGAGACACAGTGACAAAGGATCCAGCTGGTCTGCCTGGCAGCACCGCGTCAATAGGTATGCATTTCTTCATCTCCGAATATTCTGAGAGCCGGAGTACTCGGACATGTCTGTTGCATTTCCTCATGGAGGAATGGGAGACGAGTGGAGACCTGTGTGAATCTCCCCACTGGTAGAACCTACTAACATGCTCCTTTTGTATATGTCtttcctttgttttctctctcaacaTGTGTCCGTGGACCTGCCTGTTATGGATGTGTGCTCTGCTGCCGTTTCATTTGATATCTTCCCTTCCCCCCTGGCTGTGGATCAAACTAACTCGAAAACCACCGCTAACATGGGGCTCCTCAATGggtttcctttttctctccccctttcccaccttctctttctccctttttttttaaaattgtgccCTTCCAGGTGTTCAGAAGGTGAGCGAGAAGAAGCCTAAAGTAGACGAAGATGCATCCGGGCTTGTGCCCTACGGAGGAGATTCCtccgatgaagaggaggagaggacacgcAGCAGTAAGACTGATCATTCATAGCCCCATCCACTGTCCAGGATACCCAAAGTCTTCTTTCAGTAAATCAACACTTAATAAAAGGAAAACTCCACCCTCGCATCTTCATACTGTTTCAGGACTAAACCAGTGTTTTAACCCCAATTAGCTAGAACAAATCTTTTATTGCTGACTTTTCCAGGCAAAGTTAGATATTTGTTCTTTCCATTAATCACCGAATGGTATTTTGGGACATGTTTCTGGTACCACTTGATGAACTGACATCCATTTTAGGACTAAAGACGGGTGACCAAGCTTCACACTGTTGGGTTGACAATCAATACAAAACACTGGTATAGTCTTTGACTTATCACCAGTTTCTGATGTTTGGTGTTTTCCTGGACTCTTAAGGTAGAACAGTTATTTTATTATCCTGTTGTAGCTTTTGCTTTGTTtacttctgttttttgtttctccCAGAATACTTTTCTGTAACCCCCCACACGCACTGGGGAAATTTAAATCTATACCCATTTATATAGCAGCTGTAAATCTAAAAGTCAACTAATTAATTGTGCAAAATGTGTAGCCGCATGACTTCAGATGTGGCTTCATGCTTATTAGGAACATTTGAGGTACCAATCTTTTCTACACcgttttctcttttgtgttaTTACTGACTTGGTAGAAGCTCCTTTTTAATTCAAAGTTTCTGACTAACATGCACTTACTAATGTCTTAAATGCAGTCATTGTCTGTTAGTCAAACTATTCACTTGTAACACTGCAGGGTGGATTTTTCCTTTACGAGGTGAATACAATTGTATAATATCTACAAATGGGTTTTTGTTAACTTTTAATTTTCAGAAGCATCTTTTTGTTAATCAAAAAACGACTCTCGTATATCCAGTTTGAATTTAAACACTTGGTCTGCTGCAGTTACTGAtgctataaatacatattgtaaAATTCAGTGAAACGTTTTTCTTATCTTGGAAAATGGTGTATGCTTGTTCCCATGGAATactataataaaaacacatgaaaatccCTTGTCTAAGGttagtttttctttgtataAATGTGGCTATTCAAAGTGTCTGTCACCTAGAAAGTTGGTACGTGATGATAAATAAAGTTACATCGCTGCCTTCCACACTGTTTTATTGCATAAACCTGGATCTGTGGCGTTAGACGAATGAATACTCAGGGGCCTCGATGCTGTTGTGTACAGTAAGCACTCCGGGGTTATCCAGGCCGAAGCAAGGATGGACATAATTTCGGAAGTGACATTGGAAGGTGTGGAGGTGTTGTTCCAGATccacattaaaaaaggagagagtCCCCCTCTCGTAGTCCAGTGCCACTCCTATCCGCACTGGATTCACTGTAATCCTCAGGTCTGGGCTCAAGCCATTGTGCAGAAACTCATATTTATGcctgaagagaaaaaagggcAACTTTAGGATTGTGTTAAAAGAAGTCCTAAACATTAAGCTGTTCGTAAAGCAGATGCTGAATTATGAGCCGACAGCACAACTTCAATTGGCTGAAGATTAAAGGAAATGAGAAATCTCCACACAAGGAACCACCTTCAGGGCTTGTGAGATGTCACACTGAATGATTTGTTAAATGTGACAGTTCAACTGTCCTGCTTTGTTCCCAGAAAACACTTATGAAGTAACATTCAACTGTGGGCGTTTCTACCTTCAGTGGGCTTAACTTTGAATGGAGCGGATGcacaattacatttttgctTAGGAAAGGAATATTTCTGGTGGCTAAAAATAAAGTCTTGGCCCAGTTTCCATGTGCTGTAATATTATTCCCTCTGAGGATCAGCATATTAAATGTATCAAATCTGCATCTACCTGGTCTGCAAAGTCCTTGGATCATTCCTCTCAGTTTGTAAAACAATTTCAAGTGACCATAAGAACAAACTGACTGATGGAGATGACCATGAAgcaaatatttaatgtttatgaACCACGCACAAACAAATGTCTTTTGTTTGCTGAAAAGTCACAAACAAAGAAATTAACCTGTGACGTTGCCTTTGTTTGGGGGCCAGTTCAGACTTATTTGGGAGCAGTGGTGCAGCTTAAAAACTACTGTCATAACCAATCACCGACATGGAGCATATGCAAATCCATTGTATTTAACTCTGTTTTACAGCGGGACACCAAACCCAACATTAAAGCTATTTACCTGgctggagtgagaatgtgtctCATGCACCAGGAGGTGTTGTTGGCACCGAGGTACGAGTTCCTCTCCGTGTCCTCGGACGCAACTCCAATCCTAAATTCCGTCTCATCGTCCACCTCGACTTCCCAGTAATGCCGGCCTCTCACTGGGATCAGATCCCCCAGCACAGCAACACACCTGAACCCACACAGTCGGATCATTTTACACATGGAAGCTCTCACCCTAAACGTTCTCATTATCTCCTGCCGCTGTATGCTCTACCTGGTAAAAGTGTTGTTGTCATCTAAGGCCATGGCGCTGATTGGCAGCTCCTCGTCTCCATAAAACATAGTGAAGCCATCTTCAGAGATGGACAGGCAAGGATGGGCGGTGTCCTCCAGGAGGTAGAAGAATGTTCCTGCACAGGTCAATGACATTAGTGTTCATATGAGGGTAAGCAGTGACGGGAAGTAAGTAAGTGCATTTGgttaagtactgtacttaaataGACTTTTGGTGTACTGGTACTAATTGAGTATTTCTATTTCATGTTTCTCTGAACTTCTACTGCAATTATTGAACAGCTAAATGAAGTTAAGTCGGTATATGCTGTCTGAAAATGGCATAAAAAGTCAAAGAATAGTATGTTGGGAGAAATGAGAAATATGTTAGGAAGTAGAAAATGACCTGGGGCCCACAGAGGGgttgctacttttacttcagtacttTAAGTACACTTGGTTGCTCCCCGGGGCCTCTCACCTGTTGTGGACACAGTAATAACTTCACTCCCGCAGCTCGGCCCACCGATGTTGACTGCTCTCACAGAGATGAGGTAACGGCGTCCTGTTTGCAACTGGATCAGACACTGACAGGTGGGCACGGCTACAACAGACCTGAAGGATTAACCAATGAGACAAAAGGCTGATATCATTTCCATTTGAAATGCACAATGATGTCAACTTTTTGGATCGTCTTGTATTTCCATATCTCTCCCAGAGTGTAAAGCCTTGAAATAACAGCTTGTCTCACAGCTTTTGTGATACTAGGGGGATAAATGGGGTGTTTGGCTAAGAACTGTGTCATATTTGGACCACAGACTCATTTCAGTTAATAAAGTTCAGCCTCCTCGGTGCAGGAAAACACTGTTCAAACGAAAGGTTTGACTGTTCTCTGAAGTGACCAcgtgaaaaatgaaaatgaccCCAAATGTGACGATATAACAgtgctgcaggagctggagctAAGAATAGCTTTTCTAGGACAGAGTGTGTCTTGATTCAGCAGCTCTATAACCACGGGACCTCAAAAACCCCAGGCAAGCACTAACACGGGCCTGTTTATGGATGAAGCAAAAGCTTTATTGAAGGACAGGCCAGCGAAGATAAATAtcatgggggagggggggggcttgtgCAGGGGCCACTGTACCTACACTCCAGTTTATTAGGCACACCAGGCAGTCCAAGACAACAACCCTGCAATAAAGACTTTGTGGTGATGATAATATGTCAGACGACATGTTAGAATCAGCTCTTATGACACAATATTAACATGTTGTTGACATCCTTTGTATCCATGAGGATGGACAACACATGTAACATTAAAGCCTTTGAGAAGGTACGCTTGAGCTCGTGTCTCCGTCGAATCGGCTCGACTGCAGGTGGATGTAAATAACACAGCGCTTACTCAGCGATGCCGCTCTCTGTGCAGTCAGTGCCCATCTCACTGAGCTCCACAGTGTACGAGTCGACAGGGTTGGTGTTGCCGGACTCCCAGCGGATCAGAGCAGCCTCTGGGCAGCTCGTACACTCCCTCTGCTTGATCACTGGAGGCGACGGCACTAgagcgacacacacagagagagagatcaacCATCTATCTCTCCGGCATCCATCATGTGAGGTTAATAAATAAGAGAACAAACTTGATTCGAGGGAGACATCCGCAGACaacagaacatttattttagttgaaTAACTCCTCGCGTAGTTGTCGGAAGGCAACATTTATTACCTGTCATGTATAAGGTCTTCTCGCTCGCTGGGCTGATGCCTGTGGTGTTGGTCGCAGTCACCCACAGTTCATACTGAGCATTCGGCAGCAGATCTGTCACGGCGCAGTGGGTCTCCTTCACTTGGACCTTGCTcactggcaacacacacacaaacacaacagcagaGATGTAAAGTGCGGTTCCTTCAGAGGAAGCCCAGATTCCCACATCAGTAGGTACCATTCCATCTGTAGATGGTTTTGTCATGCAACGTGAATGTGCAGAGAGTTGGTAAGTTATACCGAGTGGTGCACAGCGGCTGTCAGCTGGCGTGTCCTCCAGCACCGGTCTGTAGTAAAGCTCATAGTACTCCACCGTGTCGTCGGAGAACAAGCTCCAGCACACACGCAGGGACGTCTGGGTGGCAGAGTTGGGCGTCTGGGGGTTGATTACCGGGGCAGACGGCGCTGTTTTTAATATCAGAGAAACATTAGGAACTGTTATTAAGTCAAACCATCAATAGCATTAAGAGAACGGTACATGATGATAGTGTCAGTGTGTGAATCGGACCTGGGACAACGTTGATGGAGTCCATCATGGTTTTGACATCCGACAGGTCAGCACGTGGCGTGTTAAACTCAAGACTTGTCGACAGCGTGAGGTCAACCTGCTCTTTGGCAAACTCCTCGATTCTGGTTTaggacaagaagaaaaacagctttGAATAATACGATTGATTATCGAGGGTAAAGCTGCTTGTGTCATGTCCACTTGGATCCCTCACAATAAAGCCAGTAGTTTGACAAAAATAATCTCCATGCTCTTCAAAAAAGAGAGTACGAAGACCTTGTGCCAAGAATGTACTTCTAATGCTCAAAATGTGTCTACTTAAATAATATTAGTCTGAAGAAAACACACGGTGAGTTATTTGAAATCACACGGCCAGTGCAGGGTCACACCATGTGGCATTCACACCGAGCAGCTTCAGAATTACCTTTTGATGGTGGGCATAACTGCCTGTCAATAAACATCAAAGAAAGCAATTGAACAAATGAAGAAATCCAGATCccatttgtcatgtttttttttctttctacgaCAGGACTATGACCGCTAAATCCCCTTTCTGAAACCATTCCTCATCACGTAAACGGCTGTAATCTgcacacaataaaagcacacaagACCAAAATCTGGGACACCTTGAAGAAAAGCCTCTTGTCCTGCTCGCGGTAGACCTCCTGAGCCGTCTCAATGAGCTCCTTGGAGGCGTCCATCGCCTGACCACAAGCCAGCAGCTGCTTGTACAGGGCCTCCAGCTtgcccttcttctcctcctccaggcccaCCGCCCTGTCGTCATAGCGCTGAGACAATGTCTGCAGCACGTCGTTGTAGTGCTGCTCCAAGTGCTGCTCCTGACGGCCAAAGTTCTCCTGCGCGTGCATTTATATGATCACAGTGAGAGATTTACACGTGTTATGTATTAAACTAAAtgtggaaagagaagaaaaatgagCGAGGATGGCGGATCAAGGGAGGCAATGAAGGAAATGTTTGACTCTTGAGATCATGCCGTCCAGGAGACGCACAtggatttaaaacaaaagtgAAGTCTGTCATCTTGAACTTCATTTCTATCTTTGagttcaataaaaatacaaccaGAGAGAAATACAGTAATAAATCAATGTCAAAACACATTACGACAAACGGTTTTCCCAAAGCGAAAGTCTTTCGACATGACATGTACCTCCACAGTGAGAAAGATCTCCTCCAGATGACTTGCAAAGTTCTCCATCTCAGCGACCTTCCCTTGCAGACGATTCTTGATTGTTACAATCTCACTCTGAAACAATTGAAAGTCATACTTTTAATACAAACtagtaataaatacattaaaaaagccTCTTCTGCTCATGTCTGGAGTTTGGTTAATGAATTTGCATTCATGTGGACAGCTTCATCTTCTGGGATTAATCTGAAATGATATAAGTCCACAGTCCTTAAGTGGAGTTTCATTGCCATTTTAAGGGAAATAATCAGTTAAGAATTAGAGTGTTTTAATGTCGCCATATGCACCAAGACCCTCTAGAAAAGGTGATGTAAACTCAAGAAACCGTTGTGGTTGAACAGAAAATGTTTCCTTCATGCAGACAAGTGAGCGTCCCCACCTCAGTTTCTCCCTCTTTAAACACATCATCAAGTCTGTCTTCTGCCCCAGTGGGAGATGGAAGGCTGTCCTCACAGGGCTCAAAACAAAGGGACTCGTTGGTGTCCACAGAAAACCTCTGGAAGGTGGAAACTCCTCGGGTCGCCCTCCCTCCCCCGCCTGCCATGGTGCTCATCACCTGGTGCTCAGCTTCCTCTGCAATCACATCCAGACTGCCTCCTCTGATCTCATACAAGTCCATGAAGAGAGGCACTGTGGGAGGTTTACAATCCATTTGTGAATCAAGTAACTgatcaaaataatattttttactcCAGCCCTTCCTGTTCTCACCTATAATGATCAACATGTACACCACCATtctaaaattattatttacaataataCCTGAACAGAATGAAGACACAATATGAAATCTCAAAACTACACCCTTCAAACTTAAACCAAGCAACTTGCATGTGCAGAACAATCGGGCTATTCTTAAAATGATCGATAATGAACGAGCAGCACATTTACCTCGATAATTCAGCAACCCAGTCGGTTCTAAACAGCCAGTTCAGGTCCGACCAACCCGCTCTGTAAGCAGTCCAACCCTCACCCAGAAGAGGCGACCGGAATAGACCCGACTCGGATGGCTCAAATGTCATAAGCATGCCAAACAATGTtggaagttatttatttattgattaaaaaaaaaaagaaacacaagacaacaaTTTATTCTAATTATAGGCATCAGTTTTGCTTGCACTGTACACCGTGAAAACAGTTTCAGCTTTCATTTATTGGTATAAGGAGGGGGAATTCCCCGAACATGAGTTTCAAAAGGTCGAAGTTGAAAACAATACAGGGGAcattgtggtgcgttcagggaacCTCGTAAACTCTAAATTAGGTCATTCAAAAGCCTTCTTGCGTCTGAAAAATCTGGATGAAGCATGTAGTGTAATCACCATTAAGAGTGGCGTTGAACTTCGTTCTCTAACTAAATACCGTGCGACATGCATCAATAAACGTGGTAACAACACCAGACTTATCCATTTGGTAAACCGGTAATAATCAGCTTCTCGACATTTCTGAATATGTCCGAGGTCCCTGAAGGCGGCTTACGTCACGCAAATGGCGGACGTTGTAAACAGAGCCAGCAGCTTCTCGGAGGCCGAAGCGAAACGTGACTTTTCGAGATGAATAACGTGGAGATCGAGCGGATGGACAGCCTGGAGGGCTGGGTGGCCGTGAAGAGCAACATCTTCGAAGAGCTCGAGCCCTTCAAGCTGGGCTTCATCGTGCAGTGGAACGTCATCGAGTGCAAGTTCGCCGTCACCTGCCACAACCGGACCCTCCAGCGGCAGAGACGCAAAGCCGAAGAGGTCCCCGGGGACCCCCAGATGAGCTGGGCTGGACTCTTCTCCGTGTGCGACCTGAAACACGTCCACCAGCAGTTTGAATGCGTGGCCGACGTCCTGGGGACCTGCTTCCCGGATCTGTCGCAGTTCGAAGACGGCAACATTTGGGACTTGCTCTTCCTGAACCGGAGGTCCGGTCCGGAAGACGACGACGCCGACGAGAGGGACTTCGAGGCGCCGTGTCGGAAACTCGAAAAATACTTCAGCGCGGCCATCGACATCTGCGGGCGGAAGATTGTGCTCGACACGCTGTTCACGCAGGATGAGCGCGACGTCGAGGAGTACTTTGAAAACCTGCAGGAGTTCAAGAGGAAGACCATGCAGGAGGAGATCTCGAGGGCGAAGGGCCTCGTgcgacaggtgaggaggggtcACGGGGGGTCACCTCCAGGTGACAGCATGCAGGGGCCACTGTACCTCCACTCCAGTTTATTAGGCACACCCAGCAGTCCAAGACAACAACCCTGAAATAAAGACGTTGTGGTGATGATAATATGTCAGTGAGGACAGACGACATGTTAGAATCAGCTCTTTTGACACAATATTAACATGTTGTTGACATCCTTTGTATCCATGAGGATGGACAACACATGTAACATTAAAGCCTTTGAGAAGGTACGTTTTTAAAACGTAATGCAACCAAAGATTATGGTTTGTTTTGATGACAGCA containing:
- the LOC117748314 gene encoding KH homology domain-containing protein 4-like gives rise to the protein MSSGMTGHTPCLTSRWDKTAQPKQSVDVRQQRSSENAAHSLPGVLGAADSNSTASQSLQTGEKPAPQGGVEMAAAMAAKINAMLMAKGKLLTPPPLLAKAAPNGPSTTEEMVVTEVDINDVPINCRDLLTKGKTQEEIRQFSGAVVSTKGHYMPDATKRKAGQRTLYLHVQGKNQEQVNKAVLRIKEIISEDLLRTSAALGQTVPVMPPLTIYPQPPRLVNTSAVPRMANTNSVPGHRPAAPHSGSFVHTKIFVGLDQTFPFFNVNEKIEGPGGSYLSHIQTETGARVFLRGKGSGYIEQASKRESFEPLYVYISHPNSTGLESAKKLTESLLETVRDESAHMVSVYTATGSTQSYAAHGFPPNSNYSSQGSWYNYPANGYAGGYSAYSGASGYWSNANGPSSHSNMSTNPPSSQAMVQYPVCPRKPHPYLVEDPGSSDTVEPEGSINTHPDSGSPRRHFQEGATEEPPPRRSPEAPAHQESALPAASLGEEKVVERILMPPPPPVFVAPAPLVRKRPRDTVTKDPAGLPGSTASIGVQKVSEKKPKVDEDASGLVPYGGDSSDEEEERTRSSKTDHS
- the LOC117748319 gene encoding fibronectin type III and SPRY domain-containing protein 2, translated to MDLYEIRGGSLDVIAEEAEHQVMSTMAGGGGRATRGVSTFQRFSVDTNESLCFEPCEDSLPSPTGAEDRLDDVFKEGETESEIVTIKNRLQGKVAEMENFASHLEEIFLTVEENFGRQEQHLEQHYNDVLQTLSQRYDDRAVGLEEEKKGKLEALYKQLLACGQAMDASKELIETAQEVYREQDKRLFFKAVMPTIKRIEEFAKEQVDLTLSTSLEFNTPRADLSDVKTMMDSINVVPAPSAPVINPQTPNSATQTSLRVCWSLFSDDTVEYYELYYRPVLEDTPADSRCAPLVSKVQVKETHCAVTDLLPNAQYELWVTATNTTGISPASEKTLYMTVPSPPVIKQRECTSCPEAALIRWESGNTNPVDSYTVELSEMGTDCTESGIAESVVAVPTCQCLIQLQTGRRYLISVRAVNIGGPSCGSEVITVSTTGTFFYLLEDTAHPCLSISEDGFTMFYGDEELPISAMALDDNNTFTRCVAVLGDLIPVRGRHYWEVEVDDETEFRIGVASEDTERNSYLGANNTSWCMRHILTPARHKYEFLHNGLSPDLRITVNPVRIGVALDYERGTLSFFNVDLEQHLHTFQCHFRNYVHPCFGLDNPGVLTVHNSIEAPEYSFV